In Halopelagius inordinatus, a single genomic region encodes these proteins:
- a CDS encoding nitroreductase family protein, producing MEFDEVVTSRRSVHQYADEELETETIENIFERVRHAPSSYNLQPWEFLVLTEDENRERLRDAAYGQEHVTEAPVAVVVLGNKDPSAHADAVLDDWVNKDYLPNEEARDAVMENVEGMAGLPESERRVWTVRSTTLAASALMNAAWDEGVATCPMGGFDADGVVDAFGIDADRYEPVMLVTMGYPAEDAADAENDRKFRRPVDEIVHFDEFDPVESTRLPDSEIPKPADD from the coding sequence ATGGAATTCGACGAAGTCGTGACGAGTAGACGTTCAGTTCACCAGTACGCAGACGAGGAGTTAGAGACGGAGACGATAGAGAACATCTTCGAACGCGTCCGCCACGCGCCGTCCAGTTACAACCTGCAACCGTGGGAGTTTCTCGTCCTCACCGAAGACGAGAACCGAGAGCGTCTCCGAGACGCCGCGTACGGCCAAGAACACGTCACCGAAGCGCCCGTCGCCGTCGTCGTTCTCGGCAACAAGGACCCCTCGGCGCACGCCGACGCCGTCCTCGACGACTGGGTGAACAAAGACTACCTCCCGAACGAAGAGGCCCGAGACGCCGTCATGGAAAACGTCGAGGGGATGGCCGGACTGCCCGAATCCGAACGGCGGGTGTGGACGGTTCGCTCGACGACGCTGGCCGCCTCGGCGTTGATGAACGCGGCGTGGGACGAAGGCGTCGCCACCTGCCCGATGGGCGGATTCGACGCCGACGGCGTCGTCGATGCGTTCGGTATCGACGCCGACCGGTACGAACCCGTGATGCTCGTCACGATGGGCTACCCCGCAGAGGACGCCGCCGACGCGGAGAACGACCGGAAGTTCCGCCGACCGGTCGACGAAATCGTCCACTTCGACGAGTTCGACCCGGTCGAATCGACGCGACTCCCCGACTCGGAAATCCCCAAACCCGCCGACGACTGA
- a CDS encoding KaiC domain-containing protein has protein sequence MGDDDDDWFERAFRDDDGEPSDGPASDADTETDSPDAERADAAGDDDAPSAEAESAPSAGERSERVPDSPEDPDDAGDANDSDPFGGVRDEPSEQTAGDAAERPPFEDPGSDSDPGDGGTGDDWNDFGSALDDAPGPGGEGRSGDSNPFGGDAGGFGMDEGFGGESGEFGAGGGEFGMGTGDFDAAGPPQSGPEEFDEENFESEIDRLDIGIDGLDEMILGGVPTRSLMVAIGSAGTGKTTLGLQFLNRALEDGDSAVFITLEESRTRILDTAAEKGWSFREHESEGRLAVVDLDPVEMANSLESIQNDLPRLVEEFGADRLVLDSVSLLEMMYDRPSKRRTRVFNFARSLKEAGVTTMLTSEASDNNPYVSRHGIVEYLADAVFVLQYVRPNDFRETRLAIEIQKIRDANHSRETKPYELTDEGISVYGRANIF, from the coding sequence GTGGGTGACGACGACGACGACTGGTTCGAGCGTGCCTTCCGAGACGACGACGGCGAACCGTCCGACGGACCCGCCTCGGACGCCGACACCGAGACTGACTCGCCGGACGCCGAGAGAGCCGACGCCGCCGGAGACGACGACGCTCCGTCCGCGGAGGCTGAGTCCGCGCCGTCCGCGGGCGAACGCTCCGAACGCGTCCCGGACAGCCCGGAGGACCCAGACGACGCGGGCGACGCGAACGACTCGGACCCGTTCGGGGGCGTCCGCGACGAACCGTCCGAACAGACGGCCGGAGACGCGGCGGAGCGACCCCCGTTCGAGGACCCGGGCTCCGATTCGGACCCCGGCGACGGCGGTACCGGCGACGACTGGAACGACTTCGGGTCGGCGCTGGACGACGCGCCCGGCCCGGGCGGTGAGGGCCGAAGCGGCGACTCGAACCCGTTCGGGGGAGACGCCGGCGGATTCGGGATGGACGAGGGGTTCGGAGGCGAAAGCGGGGAGTTCGGAGCGGGCGGCGGAGAGTTCGGCATGGGTACGGGCGACTTCGACGCCGCCGGACCCCCCCAGAGCGGGCCCGAGGAGTTCGACGAGGAGAACTTCGAGTCCGAGATAGACCGCCTCGATATCGGCATCGACGGGCTCGACGAGATGATTCTCGGCGGCGTCCCCACCCGGTCGCTAATGGTCGCAATCGGCTCTGCGGGCACCGGGAAGACCACCCTCGGGCTCCAGTTTCTGAACCGCGCGCTCGAAGACGGGGACAGCGCGGTGTTCATCACGCTCGAAGAGAGTCGGACGCGCATCCTCGATACGGCGGCGGAGAAAGGCTGGTCGTTCCGAGAACACGAGTCCGAGGGGCGACTCGCCGTCGTGGACTTAGACCCGGTGGAGATGGCAAACAGCCTCGAAAGCATCCAAAACGACCTCCCGAGACTCGTCGAGGAGTTCGGCGCGGACCGACTCGTCCTCGATTCGGTCTCGCTTTTGGAGATGATGTACGACCGCCCCTCGAAGCGACGCACCCGCGTGTTCAACTTCGCTCGCTCGCTCAAGGAGGCGGGCGTGACGACGATGCTCACCTCGGAGGCCAGCGACAACAACCCGTACGTCTCCCGACACGGTATCGTCGAGTATCTCGCGGACGCCGTCTTCGTCCTGCAGTACGTCCGCCCGAACGACTTCCGCGAGACGCGCCTCGCCATCGAGATTCAGAAGATACGCGACGCGAACCACTCTCGGGAGACGAAGCCGTACGAACTCACCGACGAGGGTATCAGCGTCTACGGGCGCGCCAACATCTTCTGA
- a CDS encoding NAD(+)/NADH kinase — protein sequence MNVGILAQRGNSRAAYLADELRGRLREGDVAVHVDTETAATLDIAGTPVEEFDATDLVVSIGGDGTFLYAARGAGRTPILGVNLGEVGFLNAVGPDDAVEAVMDEVAAFREDGDVVAREVPRIAASGDGWTEDPAMNEVTVTGSRRGHGGGVGVEVRVDGSLYTGGHADGVLVATPTGSTAYNLSEGGPLVHPSVGGLVVNEMVPESGMPPLVVAPDVEVTVSLTGEAEAVVVSDGRTRRFVDPPTEVTVAAADEPVRLAGPTSDFFEALGKLD from the coding sequence ATGAACGTCGGTATCCTCGCACAGCGTGGGAACAGCCGAGCAGCGTATCTCGCGGACGAACTCCGGGGGCGACTGCGCGAGGGGGACGTCGCGGTGCACGTAGACACCGAGACGGCGGCGACGCTCGACATCGCGGGGACGCCGGTCGAAGAGTTCGACGCGACGGACCTCGTCGTCAGCATCGGCGGCGACGGGACGTTCCTCTACGCCGCCCGCGGCGCCGGGCGGACGCCCATCCTCGGCGTGAACCTCGGCGAAGTCGGCTTTCTGAACGCCGTCGGCCCGGATGACGCCGTCGAAGCGGTGATGGACGAGGTTGCGGCGTTCAGAGAGGACGGCGACGTCGTCGCCCGCGAGGTGCCGCGCATCGCCGCCTCGGGCGACGGGTGGACGGAAGACCCCGCGATGAACGAAGTCACCGTCACGGGGTCGCGCCGCGGCCACGGCGGCGGCGTCGGCGTCGAAGTCCGGGTGGACGGGTCGCTCTACACCGGCGGGCACGCCGACGGCGTCCTCGTCGCGACGCCCACCGGAAGCACCGCGTACAACCTCAGCGAGGGCGGACCGCTCGTCCACCCCAGCGTCGGCGGACTCGTGGTCAACGAGATGGTCCCCGAAAGCGGGATGCCTCCGCTCGTCGTCGCGCCCGACGTGGAAGTCACGGTGAGTCTCACGGGCGAAGCGGAGGCGGTAGTCGTCAGCGACGGTCGAACGCGCCGGTTCGTCGACCCGCCGACCGAAGTGACCGTCGCCGCCGCCGACGAACCGGTCCGTCTCGCCGGACCGACCTCCGACTTCTTCGAGGCGCTCGGAAAACTCGACTGA
- the carB gene encoding carbamoyl-phosphate synthase large subunit, with protein sequence MTDEDIPTDSRTASEDRTILLIGSGPIQIGQAAEFDYSGAQACRALREEGARVVLVNSNPATIMTDPEMADRVYIEPITTEAISEIIRKEDPDGVIAGLGGQTGLNVTAELAEEGVLEEYDVDIMGTPLDTIYATEDRDLFRQRMENIGQPVPSSTTISLEEDESVSNITDDDLSDRVEAAVDKVGGLPVIARTTYTLGGSGSGVVHEMDELKERVRKGLRLSRNSEVLITESISGWVELEYEVMRDADDSCIIICNMENIDPMGIHTGESIVVTPSQVIPDEGHQEMRDAALEVIRDLGIQGGCNIQFAWHDDGTPGGEYRVVEVNPRVSRSSALASKATGYPIARVTAKVALGKRLHEIENEITGETTAAFEPAIDYVVTKIPRWPQDKFSDVDFELSTAMKSTGEAMAIGRTFEESMMKALRSTEYEPAADWDEVTDEELEAQYLERPTPDRTYAVFEAFERGYSVDEVVEMTGMKEWYVERYKRVTDSVVAAQDGDFTAAATAGHTNAQIAAATGTDVGTVETEVPGRTYKQVDTCAGEFAAQTPYYYSSRKPEFYTGPYEGDAAAGELRVDRDVESVVVVGGGPIRIGQGVEFDYCSVHAIRALREMGIDAHVVNNNPETVSTDYDTSDGLFFEPITAEEVADVVEATDADGVMVQFGGQTSVNIGHPLQSEIERRGLDCEILGTTVDAMDLAEDRDRFNRLMDDLGILQPEGGSATSESEALELANDIGYPVLVRPSYVLGGRAMDVVHSDEDLKEYIEEAVRVSPDKPILIDEFLADAVELDVDAVADGDDVLIGGVMEHVESAGVHSGDSACMIPPRSLDDETMARVREVTENIAAALDTVGLMNVQLAVKKRDDGGSDVYVLEANPRSSRTVPFVSKATGVPIAKLAAKVMAGETLADLATEEQIPEDFSVKEVVLPFDRLPGSDPRLGPEMKSTGEVMGTARTFAKAYEKAQDATSKSIPTEGTAVVDLEADEFPDPDSEAGQSLRVAFGDHFDLLDVTGDDLKQAVREGKIDLVVSRNRDALELCVEEDITYFSTHASAKAALEALDAKEAPLDVEAISDRPKRTARWGER encoded by the coding sequence ATGACCGACGAGGACATTCCGACCGACTCTCGGACAGCGTCCGAGGACAGGACGATACTGCTCATCGGCAGCGGGCCGATCCAGATCGGACAGGCGGCCGAGTTCGACTACTCCGGCGCGCAGGCGTGCCGAGCACTTCGGGAGGAGGGTGCGCGAGTCGTCCTCGTCAACTCGAACCCGGCGACTATCATGACGGACCCCGAGATGGCCGACCGGGTGTACATAGAGCCGATTACGACCGAGGCCATCTCCGAGATAATCCGCAAAGAGGACCCCGACGGGGTCATCGCGGGACTCGGCGGCCAGACCGGGCTGAACGTCACCGCGGAACTCGCAGAGGAGGGCGTCTTAGAGGAGTACGACGTGGACATCATGGGGACCCCGTTGGACACCATCTACGCCACGGAGGACCGCGACCTGTTCCGCCAGCGCATGGAGAACATCGGGCAACCCGTCCCCAGTTCGACGACCATCTCGCTCGAAGAGGACGAGTCTGTGTCGAACATCACGGACGACGACCTCTCGGACCGCGTGGAAGCGGCCGTCGACAAAGTCGGCGGCCTCCCGGTCATCGCCCGAACGACGTACACGCTCGGCGGGTCGGGGTCCGGCGTCGTCCACGAGATGGACGAACTCAAAGAGCGCGTCCGCAAGGGCCTGCGCCTCTCGCGCAACAGCGAGGTGCTCATCACCGAGTCCATCTCGGGGTGGGTCGAACTGGAGTACGAGGTGATGCGCGACGCCGACGACTCCTGTATCATCATCTGCAACATGGAGAACATCGACCCGATGGGCATCCACACCGGCGAGTCCATCGTCGTCACGCCGTCGCAGGTAATTCCCGACGAGGGCCACCAAGAGATGCGCGACGCGGCCCTCGAAGTCATCCGCGACCTCGGCATTCAGGGCGGCTGTAACATCCAGTTCGCGTGGCACGACGACGGGACGCCCGGCGGCGAGTACCGCGTCGTCGAGGTGAACCCCCGCGTCTCTCGGTCCTCGGCGCTCGCATCGAAGGCGACGGGCTACCCCATCGCCCGCGTGACGGCGAAAGTCGCCCTCGGAAAGCGCCTCCACGAGATAGAAAACGAGATCACCGGCGAGACGACGGCGGCCTTCGAACCGGCCATCGACTACGTCGTCACGAAGATTCCGCGCTGGCCCCAAGACAAGTTCAGCGACGTGGACTTCGAACTCTCGACTGCGATGAAGTCCACGGGCGAGGCGATGGCCATCGGGCGGACGTTCGAGGAGTCGATGATGAAAGCGCTCCGTTCGACGGAGTACGAACCCGCCGCGGACTGGGACGAGGTGACGGACGAGGAACTCGAAGCGCAGTACCTCGAACGTCCGACGCCGGACCGCACGTACGCCGTCTTCGAGGCGTTCGAGCGCGGTTACTCCGTCGACGAAGTCGTCGAGATGACCGGCATGAAAGAGTGGTACGTAGAGCGCTACAAGCGCGTCACCGACTCCGTCGTCGCCGCCCAAGACGGTGACTTCACCGCCGCGGCCACGGCGGGCCACACGAACGCTCAAATCGCCGCCGCGACCGGAACGGACGTCGGAACCGTCGAGACGGAAGTACCCGGCCGCACCTACAAGCAGGTCGACACCTGCGCGGGCGAGTTCGCGGCGCAGACGCCGTACTACTACTCCTCGCGCAAGCCCGAGTTCTACACCGGACCGTACGAGGGCGACGCCGCCGCGGGCGAACTCCGCGTCGACCGCGACGTAGAGAGCGTCGTCGTCGTCGGGGGCGGCCCCATCCGCATCGGACAGGGCGTCGAGTTCGACTACTGTTCGGTCCACGCCATCCGCGCGCTCCGCGAGATGGGTATCGACGCGCACGTCGTCAACAACAACCCCGAGACGGTCTCGACCGACTACGACACCTCGGACGGCCTGTTCTTCGAGCCGATTACGGCCGAAGAGGTGGCAGACGTGGTGGAGGCGACGGACGCCGACGGCGTGATGGTCCAGTTCGGCGGCCAGACGTCCGTCAACATCGGCCATCCGCTTCAGTCCGAAATCGAACGCCGCGGCCTCGACTGCGAGATTCTCGGCACCACGGTGGACGCGATGGACCTCGCGGAGGACCGCGACCGGTTCAACCGCCTGATGGACGACCTGGGCATCCTCCAACCGGAGGGTGGGTCTGCGACGAGCGAGTCCGAAGCGCTCGAACTCGCGAACGACATCGGCTACCCGGTTCTCGTCCGCCCGAGTTACGTCCTCGGCGGCCGCGCGATGGACGTCGTCCACTCCGACGAAGACCTCAAAGAGTACATCGAGGAGGCCGTTCGCGTCTCCCCCGACAAACCCATCCTCATCGACGAGTTCCTCGCCGACGCGGTGGAACTCGACGTCGACGCGGTCGCGGACGGCGACGACGTGCTCATCGGCGGCGTGATGGAACACGTAGAGAGCGCGGGCGTCCACTCCGGTGACTCCGCGTGCATGATTCCGCCCCGGTCGCTCGACGACGAGACGATGGCCCGCGTCCGCGAGGTCACGGAGAACATCGCCGCGGCGCTGGATACGGTCGGCCTGATGAACGTCCAACTCGCCGTGAAGAAACGCGACGACGGCGGAAGCGACGTCTACGTCCTCGAAGCGAACCCGCGCTCCTCGCGGACGGTACCGTTCGTCTCGAAGGCGACGGGCGTCCCCATCGCCAAACTCGCCGCGAAGGTGATGGCGGGCGAGACGCTCGCAGACCTCGCGACAGAAGAGCAGATACCCGAGGACTTCAGCGTCAAAGAGGTCGTCTTGCCGTTCGACCGCCTGCCGGGTTCGGACCCGCGTCTCGGCCCGGAGATGAAGTCCACCGGCGAGGTGATGGGCACCGCCCGCACCTTCGCGAAGGCGTACGAGAAGGCCCAAGACGCGACGAGCAAGTCCATCCCCACCGAGGGGACGGCCGTCGTGGACCTCGAAGCCGACGAGTTCCCCGACCCCGACAGCGAGGCCGGACAGTCGCTCCGCGTGGCGTTCGGCGACCACTTCGACCTCTTGGACGTGACGGGCGACGACCTCAAACAGGCCGTCCGCGAGGGGAAGATAGACCTCGTCGTCTCGCGCAACCGCGACGCGCTCGAACTCTGCGTCGAGGAAGACATCACGTACTTCTCGACGCACGCCTCCGCGAAGGCCGCGCTCGAAGCGCTCGACGCCAAGGAGGCACCCCTCGACGTAGAGGCCATCTCGGACCGCCCGAAGCGCACCGCGCGCTGGGGCGAGCGGTAA
- a CDS encoding DUF5815 family protein yields the protein MAQPRVPGGGGEALELPCGETKSLHSLDLGMREFGCSCGEDHAVVMDVHPPDRFLPEFLVDVLREAVETTSEEMPEFDTPHLLGIVLEEFPDRVVSEDVSDDGDIGAGIVWVTDFDSRRLHEIIVELVVELMEHAVSHADDDSAISEFEAQMMDFDVAAFVAEYRAQRDISEDDLYV from the coding sequence ATGGCACAACCGCGCGTCCCCGGTGGCGGAGGGGAGGCACTCGAACTTCCGTGCGGGGAGACGAAGTCGCTCCACAGCCTCGACCTCGGGATGCGAGAGTTCGGCTGTTCGTGCGGGGAGGACCACGCCGTCGTGATGGACGTTCACCCGCCCGACCGATTCCTCCCGGAGTTTCTCGTCGACGTCCTGCGCGAGGCCGTCGAGACGACGAGCGAGGAGATGCCCGAGTTCGACACGCCGCATCTGCTCGGCATCGTCCTCGAGGAGTTTCCGGACCGAGTCGTCTCCGAGGACGTGAGCGACGACGGCGACATCGGCGCCGGAATCGTCTGGGTGACCGACTTCGACTCCCGGAGGCTCCACGAGATAATCGTCGAACTCGTCGTCGAACTGATGGAACACGCCGTCTCGCACGCCGACGACGACAGCGCGATTTCGGAGTTCGAAGCGCAGATGATGGACTTCGACGTCGCGGCGTTCGTCGCTGAGTACCGCGCCCAACGCGACATCTCCGAAGACGACCTGTACGTCTAA
- a CDS encoding CNNM domain-containing protein produces the protein MTPIELGGRLFAGVLLILANGFFVAIEFALTRVRQYPASEFDTSGLRRAWEMTDELEIYLTSCQVGITASSIAVGIVAEPALAAMFEPFFENTAFASIGAGGLLAFGLINLVHLTHGEQTPTYLGVERTKMVCRYGATPLYWFAWVIRPVMTVGDTVAKWTLGLFGIEMTGAWLETEEEVIETRAQLHNRLDNVLERGELSEERHEEVLGALAAGTQRVDREMVDAEDVVYLSTEASVEENLHRLSESPHTRYPLVGSEPEDFRGIVYVPSVIERISDLERGEATFEDLAAPPMTLSPDVTVSEAIDRFQDEHQELALVVSEGEVVGLLTATDTFEAVMGELEDPLDEGDGNDPRRR, from the coding sequence ATGACGCCGATAGAACTGGGGGGCCGTCTCTTCGCCGGCGTCCTCCTCATCCTCGCGAACGGCTTTTTCGTCGCAATCGAGTTCGCCCTCACGCGCGTCCGCCAGTACCCGGCCTCGGAGTTCGACACGTCGGGACTCCGCCGCGCGTGGGAGATGACCGACGAACTGGAGATATATCTCACCAGCTGTCAGGTGGGGATAACCGCGTCGAGCATCGCCGTCGGTATCGTGGCCGAACCCGCGCTCGCGGCGATGTTCGAGCCGTTCTTCGAGAACACCGCCTTCGCCAGCATCGGGGCCGGCGGACTGCTCGCGTTCGGTCTCATTAACCTCGTCCACCTCACCCACGGCGAGCAGACGCCGACGTATCTGGGCGTCGAGCGAACCAAGATGGTGTGTCGGTACGGCGCGACGCCGCTGTACTGGTTCGCGTGGGTCATCCGGCCCGTCATGACCGTCGGCGACACCGTCGCGAAGTGGACGCTCGGCCTGTTCGGTATCGAGATGACGGGAGCGTGGCTCGAAACCGAAGAGGAGGTCATCGAGACGAGAGCGCAGTTGCACAACCGCCTCGACAACGTCCTCGAACGCGGCGAACTCTCGGAGGAACGCCACGAGGAGGTTCTCGGCGCGTTGGCCGCGGGCACGCAACGCGTCGATAGGGAGATGGTCGACGCCGAGGACGTAGTCTACCTCTCGACGGAAGCGTCCGTCGAGGAGAACCTTCATCGACTGTCGGAGTCGCCGCACACGAGGTATCCGCTCGTCGGGAGCGAACCCGAGGATTTCCGCGGTATCGTCTACGTCCCATCCGTCATCGAGAGGATATCCGACCTCGAACGCGGCGAGGCGACGTTCGAGGACCTCGCCGCCCCGCCGATGACGCTCTCGCCGGACGTGACGGTCAGCGAGGCGATAGACAGGTTCCAAGACGAACACCAAGAGCTTGCGCTCGTCGTCTCGGAGGGAGAGGTGGTCGGACTGCTGACGGCGACGGACACCTTCGAGGCGGTGATGGGGGAACTCGAAGACCCCCTCGACGAGGGCGACGGAAACGACCCGAGAAGGCGCTGA
- a CDS encoding GNAT family N-acetyltransferase → MHFRRLPDAHLDAFDERVNYAFNPTEGPDWDSDDDGHPHLFTPFGFYETPPDEEPEKSALAAVCGVYDFTVRVRGDWHRMPGLAAVASPPETRRRGIVGRMLCALLERHREEGVALSTLWPFEYAFYRRFGWATASNHARLAVPPEQLSAVAPDPAGSFRRLRADEDIDAMRAVHEAWATEALAVKRTEGWWFDDVFGGETPESFVYGWEDDDDTLRGYVVYSFEERDDGRQRLHVHELAAADEEADGHLKRFCRDHDSQVAEVYFARLPEWSRPIDDYPDPRAATLTIRPGPMVRIVDVASALTEISYDAEGTVTLDVRDDRCEWNDDIFRLDVASDGAACRRVGGGTAPDCEIEIGALSQLLVGARTVEEAVRAGDASVEDEAARTLERLFPRERTFLRERF, encoded by the coding sequence ATGCACTTTCGTAGGCTCCCCGACGCGCACCTCGACGCCTTCGACGAACGCGTCAACTACGCGTTCAACCCGACGGAGGGTCCCGACTGGGACTCCGACGACGACGGCCACCCCCACCTGTTCACGCCGTTCGGGTTCTACGAGACGCCGCCGGACGAAGAGCCCGAGAAATCCGCCCTCGCGGCCGTGTGCGGGGTCTACGACTTCACCGTTCGCGTCCGCGGCGACTGGCACCGGATGCCGGGGCTGGCGGCGGTGGCCTCCCCGCCGGAGACGCGCAGGCGGGGCATCGTCGGGCGTATGCTCTGTGCGCTTCTCGAACGCCACCGCGAGGAGGGAGTCGCCCTCTCGACGCTTTGGCCCTTCGAGTACGCGTTCTACCGCCGGTTCGGGTGGGCGACGGCGAGCAACCACGCGCGACTCGCCGTGCCGCCCGAGCAACTGTCCGCCGTCGCGCCCGACCCGGCGGGGTCGTTCAGACGACTCCGCGCAGACGAAGATATCGACGCGATGCGCGCCGTCCACGAGGCGTGGGCGACGGAGGCTCTCGCGGTGAAGCGAACCGAGGGGTGGTGGTTCGACGACGTCTTCGGCGGGGAGACGCCGGAGTCGTTCGTCTACGGCTGGGAAGACGACGACGACACCCTCCGCGGGTACGTCGTCTACTCGTTCGAAGAACGCGACGACGGGAGACAGCGACTGCACGTCCACGAACTCGCGGCGGCCGACGAGGAAGCGGACGGACACCTCAAGCGGTTCTGTCGCGACCACGACTCGCAGGTAGCGGAGGTGTACTTCGCCCGCCTCCCCGAGTGGTCCCGGCCCATCGACGACTACCCCGACCCCCGGGCGGCGACGCTCACGATTCGACCCGGCCCGATGGTCCGAATCGTGGACGTGGCGTCGGCGTTGACCGAGATATCGTACGACGCCGAAGGGACGGTCACACTCGACGTGAGAGACGACCGGTGCGAGTGGAACGACGACATATTCAGACTCGACGTCGCGTCCGACGGCGCGGCCTGTCGGCGCGTCGGAGGCGGAACCGCGCCCGACTGCGAGATAGAAATCGGCGCGTTGTCGCAACTGCTCGTCGGCGCGCGCACCGTCGAGGAGGCGGTTCGCGCGGGTGACGCGTCGGTCGAAGACGAGGCGGCGCGTACGCTCGAACGCCTCTTTCCGCGGGAACGGACGTTCCTGCGCGAACGGTTCTGA
- the yciH gene encoding stress response translation initiation inhibitor YciH, translating to MADNDDLGSVSGLPEELGIDTDLQKSQQELTVRRDTRRYGKAMTVVSGFDLSRDEMKEVASALKRKLACGGTVEDDEIELQGDHTDRVHDILHEMGYQTTTD from the coding sequence GTGGCAGATAACGACGACCTCGGTTCGGTCTCCGGTCTCCCGGAGGAACTGGGCATCGATACCGACCTGCAGAAGTCCCAACAGGAGTTGACGGTTCGGCGCGACACCCGCCGGTACGGGAAGGCGATGACCGTCGTTTCGGGGTTCGATCTCTCCCGAGACGAGATGAAGGAGGTCGCGTCGGCGTTGAAGCGAAAACTCGCCTGCGGCGGGACCGTTGAGGACGACGAGATAGAACTGCAAGGCGACCACACAGACCGCGTGCACGACATCCTGCACGAGATGGGCTACCAGACGACGACCGACTGA
- a CDS encoding DUF3006 domain-containing protein, giving the protein MTDRIYTAVLDRFEEERAVLLLERGDELVDEVVVPESMIPAAGRHQDAVFGVYLTDEESTEFRYDPERTASRGDRAQSRFDRLSRRLPAEDADSDTE; this is encoded by the coding sequence ATGACCGACAGAATCTACACCGCCGTACTGGACCGCTTCGAGGAGGAACGAGCGGTACTCCTCCTCGAACGAGGGGACGAACTCGTCGACGAGGTGGTCGTCCCCGAGTCGATGATACCGGCGGCGGGAAGACACCAAGACGCCGTCTTCGGCGTCTATCTCACGGACGAGGAGTCGACCGAGTTCCGTTACGACCCGGAGCGAACCGCCTCTCGCGGCGACCGGGCGCAGTCCCGCTTCGACCGCCTCTCGCGGCGATTGCCCGCCGAGGATGCCGACTCGGACACCGAGTGA